GTAGTTCTGCCCAAGATGCCGGAGCTGGAGCGCGCGGCTGGCGAACAGACGCACTTCGGCGGCGTGGTTGGCGACTACAAGTCCGCCCTTCAAGAGCTGTTGCAGGCGCGGGGTGTGGGTTCTGCCGTCGCTCGCTATGTGACAGCAGAGGAGAGCGGGCCGGACCATCGCAAACATTTTCGGGTAGAGCTGATGCTCGTCGAAGGCGACGCGGCGTCCAAGAAAGAGACCCTGCTGGCCGTCGGAGAGGGCCCGACAAAAAAGGCGGCGCAGCAGAAGGCCGCCGAGATTGCGTTTCTTGAGCTGCGAGGAAAGATTGCTTGAGTGAAGTACCGCAGCACGGGGTCTTTCCAACGCTACAGTCCATGCTGCGTGCGACCGTGGTGGCCGTCTTTGTGCTGACATTCCTTTTGCAGCCGTACCGCATTCCTTCGGCTTCGATGGAAAAGACGCTGCTGGTGGGCGACTTTCTGCTGGTGAACAAGCAGGCGCTGGCGCCGGCTGGACGTTGGAGATGGCTTCTGCCTTACCGCAAGATCCAGCGGGGGGATGTTGCCGTCTTCTATCAGCCCGTCACCGATACGCTGCTGGTCAAACGCGTGATTGCCGTGGGTGGGGATTCTGTCGCGCTGCATGCAGGCCAGGTGGTCCTGAACGGAACCCCGCGGCCTGAAGGGTATGCCGTTTATGCTCCAGCGGCACGGAGTCGGTTTCGCGATGATTTCCCTAACATGCAGGAGCGCGATCCCGATACCGACGCAGCCTGGTGGGTGGAGATGCGCTCCCGCGTGCAGAGTGGCGCTCTGCAGGTGCCCGGCGGGGACGCCTTCATGATGGGTGACAACCGCAATAACAGCCAGGACAGCCGGTACTGGGGATTTGTGCCGGAGACGAAGATTGTGGGCTCGCCGCTGCTGGTCTACTTTTCGGTACGCGGCGACGAAGAAGGTACGTTCTGGCATCGCTTGCGGCGTCTGGGACGCTGGCGCAGGGTGCTTTCAGTGGTTCGGTAGCGGCGGGAAGATCTTCAGGAGAGACATAGTGGCAGAGATGGTTCTGGAAAAGCAGGAGCGTAAGGAGACCCTTCTGGAGTCCATCTCCGGCATGGCCCTTATGCTGGTGGTTGGTTTGTTTGTGCTGACGTTTGTAGCGCAGAACTTCGAGATTCCATCCCCGTCCATGGTGCCTACGCTGCTCATCGGCGACCACGTACTGGTGGATCACGCGACCTTTGCTCCACCGACGAAGTGGATGCCCCTGGTCCCCTATCAAACCATCCGGCACGGCGATGTCGTGGTGTTTTTGAAGCCAACGCTGGAGGGCATGATCCTGGTGAAGCGGGCGATCGGCCTGCCGGGCGACCGGATTCACCTGCGGCATGGCATCCTGTACCGGAATGGCGTGGCACAAAAAGAGCCGCAGATCTCCGTGCCCGACGAGAGCGACCCGATCCACACGTATGAACCGTTTCGGGATGACTTTCCGAATGGACCTGCCGATCCGCGGATGACGGCAACCTGGGCGAACGAATGGCAGAGCCATGTCGTGAATGGCGACCTTGTCGTACCGGACGACATGATCCTCGGTCTGGGCGACAACCGCGTGGGTTCGCTCGACAGCCGATTCTGGGGGTTCATTCCCCGGGAGGCTGTTTTGGGACGCCCGCTCTTCGTGTACTGGTCGTTCATGACACCAGAGGACCAGGAACAGAAGACCAGTGCGAGCGAGCGCGTGGCCTTCTTTACCCAAGTAGTGGTCCATTTCTTTGATCAGACGCGATGGAAGCGTACGTTTCACCGGATTGTCTGATTGCTTCCCACTGACCTGACGCCTGCCTTTTCCTCTGTTGGACTTCCGTTGTGAAGGCGGGTTCCGTACACTGGACGGGGGTCGGTGAGGCACATTTTGTCAGAGACAGTCGTGGAGAAGCAGCAGGCCGTGGAAGTCGTAGAGGAGCGCAAGGAGACTCTGCTGGAGTCGATCTCCGGCATGGCGTTTGTGCTGGTGGTGGGTCTGTTTGTGCTGACATTTGTCGCGCAGAACTTTGAGATTCCGTCGTCTTCGATGGTGCCGACGATGCTGATCGGCGACCACCTTGTGGTGGACCACACGACCTTTGCGCCGCCCACGAAGTGGATGCCCCTGGTGCACTACCGCCCCGTACAGCACGGCGACATCATTGTTTTCCTGAAGCCCAATCCCGAGTCGCCTGACCTGATCCTGGTAAAGCGCGCCATCGGTCTGCCGGGCGACCGCATTCACCTGCGGCATGGTGTCCTGTATCTGAACGGCGTGGCACAGGTTGAACCGCAGATCTCCATGCCGGATGACGGTGACCCGATGCACGGGTACCAGGCGTATCGCGACGATTTTCCGAGCGCTCCGCCGGACGATAGCAATATCACCGCGCTCTGGGCGACGGAGTTGCAAAGCCACATCGTGAACGGCGAACTCGTGGTGCCCGAGGGCAAGATCTTCGGCATGGGCGACAACCGTCTGGCCTCGCTGGATGGCCGCTTCTGGGGTTTCATTCCGAAGGAAGCCGTGCTGGGACGACCGATGTTTATCTACTGGTCTTTCATGACGTCGGAAGACCAGATGTACAAGACGAGCGCGAATGAGCGCGTGGCGTTTATGGGCCACATTCTGCTGCATATCTTTGACCAGACGCGGTGGAAGCGTACGTTCCATAGGGTAGTGTGACGACCCTGGAAACAAAGAGCGGTATGAGCGTTCTACGGAAGCGACTGGTGATTGCGGCATGCGTGCTGCTGGCGCTTGTGGTCCTGGCCCTGCTGCCTCCGCTGGTCAATGTTAACCGCTTTCAGCGGCGCATCGCGTCGAGCATCTCCAGGAGCGTGGGTCGGCCGGTGCATCTGGACAGCGTCAGCATGACCCTGCTTCCCTTGCCCGGGTTCACTCTGGAAAACTTTGTTGTGAGCGAAGATCCGCAGTTTGGATCGGAGCCCGTGATGCGCGCCGATGAAGTGAAGGCAACTCTTCGCGTGAGTTCGCTGTGGCGAGGCAAGTTGGAGTTTTCCACGATCAGCCTGACCGCGCCGAGCGTGAATCTCGTGCGGAACGCTGCCGGACGCTGGAACCTGGAGACGATCCTGTTGCAGGCGTCGCAGATCGATGCGGCTCCCACGCAGCAGAAGCGTGCAGGTTCGACGCCGCGCTTTCC
This genomic stretch from Terriglobus saanensis SP1PR4 harbors:
- the lepB gene encoding signal peptidase I; the encoded protein is MSEVPQHGVFPTLQSMLRATVVAVFVLTFLLQPYRIPSASMEKTLLVGDFLLVNKQALAPAGRWRWLLPYRKIQRGDVAVFYQPVTDTLLVKRVIAVGGDSVALHAGQVVLNGTPRPEGYAVYAPAARSRFRDDFPNMQERDPDTDAAWWVEMRSRVQSGALQVPGGDAFMMGDNRNNSQDSRYWGFVPETKIVGSPLLVYFSVRGDEEGTFWHRLRRLGRWRRVLSVVR
- the lepB gene encoding signal peptidase I; this encodes MAEMVLEKQERKETLLESISGMALMLVVGLFVLTFVAQNFEIPSPSMVPTLLIGDHVLVDHATFAPPTKWMPLVPYQTIRHGDVVVFLKPTLEGMILVKRAIGLPGDRIHLRHGILYRNGVAQKEPQISVPDESDPIHTYEPFRDDFPNGPADPRMTATWANEWQSHVVNGDLVVPDDMILGLGDNRVGSLDSRFWGFIPREAVLGRPLFVYWSFMTPEDQEQKTSASERVAFFTQVVVHFFDQTRWKRTFHRIV
- the lepB gene encoding signal peptidase I, encoding MSETVVEKQQAVEVVEERKETLLESISGMAFVLVVGLFVLTFVAQNFEIPSSSMVPTMLIGDHLVVDHTTFAPPTKWMPLVHYRPVQHGDIIVFLKPNPESPDLILVKRAIGLPGDRIHLRHGVLYLNGVAQVEPQISMPDDGDPMHGYQAYRDDFPSAPPDDSNITALWATELQSHIVNGELVVPEGKIFGMGDNRLASLDGRFWGFIPKEAVLGRPMFIYWSFMTSEDQMYKTSANERVAFMGHILLHIFDQTRWKRTFHRVV